The genomic window CTATTCCCGACAGGTTTAAGACGTAACAAATATGTCGATCTTTTTTCGCTTTATATTCGCCTGATTTGCTTATAGCAAATGGGACAAGCTATCAAACTTAAAAATTACTTTtgactaaatttaaaaaaatttctactttTATTTTCGAACGAAAAAATattactacaccttttccagtttaagtttagaaaattacaattcaagttcagaaaattacaatttaaattcagaaatttacaattcaagttggGAAATTTgctattcaagttcagaattttcaattcaagttcagaaaattacaattcaagttcagaaattccaatttaaattcagaaattcactatacatattcagaaaattacaattaaatttcagaaattccaatttaaattcagaaatttccaattcaagttcagaaaattacaatttaaattcagaaaaatgcaattcaagttcagaaaattacaattcaagtttagaatttttaattcaagttcagaaaatttgtcgagtatttttttcatccaatggaaataaatgtatgtaaaatggtatctatgtgttaaggaagcattgaacatcttaactcgtttaaatcaattttgcgagatGGCGAAGAAAAAAACTCACGCTCATAAGATTgcaatggcatccacctatattcttagcgtcacaaccattgatctgcactgagtatgacagcagtgatgacgaagatatgaccacttaaacggtcaacggagcgtccacactcccagaagtaacgtataggtactgtctgcatagatcttgGCGCCATTTGTCgaaatatctcaacttatccgccatcatcatcattcatcatgaattggcacttaatcgcgattttggcagtttcgtaataAATCATaccagctttccctgtttcgcgtaactgacggcgattgggatcaccatgagaggtcaagtcttcccccaccttcgcaactctgtggaggtctctcccttccactgcttccaaactgctgtttcgactgaagaactttcttggccgtagcgtcatcGTGCACTTGGTGGAAAGAATTATCCTCTATTTGATTTCATGGTtcgggatgtacacaccttgaagaaaacttggggtacactataccaaagccaccattttggcaacatggtcaacgaagcatcaacacatccgcaagtaacatataggtatacaattaattaattaaaataacttttgaaaattaacaccctacttataaatttctgaattcgaactgtcattttctgaacttgaattgtaattttctgaacttgaaatgaaaattctcaacttgagttttaattttctgaacttgaattgtagttttctgaatttaaattgtaaatttctgaatttaaattggaaattctgaacttgaattgtaaatttctgaacttaaactagaAAAGTGTATAATTTTTTGCCTCTTGCGAGAATAGGCAAACTTTTTCCATCTGATTTTTGAAAATAACCCAAATTTGGCGCCGTTTTAGACAAATACACGTTTACAATGACgattcatttttgtatttgttctaaTACTATTGGACTTTCTTAATAATCAACTTATTATTTAAAATCGTTTGATTTTGTGTTCCAGGGGCTATTGCCCCATTTCTCACATTATCTACATTGCTCATTATTTTTGTGTTTACTCCCGTAATTGGCAAATTAATACTGACATGTGTATGCGTCGTTGTTGCGCCAGTTGGTTGCGTTGTCTCCTTACCGTTGAGTATTTTCACTTTCATGCCTTTGGATTGTAATTTTTGTAATAGTTCCATGGTCTTGTTATGTTGTTGGCCTGCAGCAATTACGAGCTTAGTCGGTGGTGGCATTGGTGGCTGTGTGCGCTTCACTTGCAAGCCACGCGTTTGCAATTTGTTCAGTATATCATTAGTTTGCTGTTGCACATCTTTAGGCGCCGATCCTGAAGCAACTAAGGCTGCAGGATTACTAACTATATTACTGCATAATGGCGCCAACGCGTGCGGTATTTTTTGAGTACTGGCCGCAAAACTAGTTTGTACTATCGGCGGTTTGGTTGCTGTTGTGATAGAGCGCTGCTGTGGTCTTGTCATGGTTGGTGCGATTGTCTGTTTGACTAAAGTAGGCGCTTTCATTGCTGTTGATGTAGGCTTCATAGATTGCAACGGTATTTCACTTTTCGTACAATTCATGTTTGCTCTAGAGGATGTGATGGGGTTTTTAACAAGCAAAGATGCATTATTGTTATTTTGACTTTTAGTGCCAttaatttgtttttgtgttatttttgtatttggcaCTAAGATTTTAGGGTTTGCTTGTGAAGCAGGCTTCAATACAGTTGCATTGTTGGAAACCGGTTTTGTATTGCAATTACCGGCAGAGGAGAGCAAGCTATTGGTCTTCGCAGATTTTGAGTTGGCCTCTGTGATGGCTCGCTTTGTTACCGCTGCGGCATTTGTGCCCACTTTTTCCACGGGTGCCTTCCGTAATTCTGAGGTGGCCCTGACGAATTGCCCTTGGAAATCTGGCTGAATATTAACAGCGTCCGTtggtattgttattgttttgcggCGTTTAAGAATTGAGCTATCGCCCATAGATGCCTTTTCATTATTTTCGTTACCCAGTGATCTAGTGCGCTTATTATATACTGCATTTGTACAATCTtcatttattaaatatttgacGCTAACCTTGTCTTTGAAGTGCACCTGCTTTGGTGATAAATCTAATTTACGCTTTACCGCTGGATTTAATAAACGCGTTGATGATTTATCGGTGCTGGTGTCACGTTTCGCTGGTAACACCGAGGTTTTGGTCATAGCACCAGTAGAATGAGGTGGTGGGTGAGCAACGGTTGTGGTAGGGACAGCCACAGCAGGTCTATTGACTTTATTTGAAAGTCGTCTCAcaatattttgctttgctttcgGTACACTCTCTTTGAATTGTACATAAGGTCCCACAGCCTCTACGAGTTCTTTATACTCTAAAGTTTTATTATTATGTACTGACGTTTGTATCGATGATGTCTGCTGGGGACTTTCAACTTCGGCATTTCCAATATCGGTGTACCAACGTGGATCAAGCAATTCCTCTTCAATTTTCATCAAGTCCAGGTAGGCATCGTCGCCACCATCCGTATTTGTTGTTGTCACTGGTTCCGTTGTGGCTATTTGCACATCTACTGGATTATACAACAAATACTGCAGAAAAAATTGaatgcattaaaaaaaatgtttttaaaataaaatagggCGTCCCATCTCGCTGCATTACTTACTGTTTTATCTTTGCCGGCTCTTGTTACCTGTGCCGCACCAAATTTCAATGCGACCACATCGTCGTTAAAGAGCCGCTGTCCACAAGAGCTGGTAGCAAGATGTACTCGAAATTCTGGTATTTCCACAAATTCCGTCCGACATTGATTGCAAATAAGGAACGTCCTAAAAGTTTCATCCAATAACACTTCACCAAAACGAATGCAGCGCAGCATTGCGTATCGCAAATTTTGCGCGCTTTTCGAAACTGAATTATTAGTAAAAACGTAAaagcgttgtttttgttgtaattacCGCTTTATTTTCACTAAatgcaattttttgtttaataaacaaTTGAGAGAAGCAAACTTGTCAATTGGGCTTGAAATCTGACATTTATATCAATAAGGCAGTCTCTACATAAGTCGATAAGACAGGTAACCTTAAACATGTCGCTAAAAATGTTTATGCTGGCGAAAGTATAGAAACATGTAG from Eurosta solidaginis isolate ZX-2024a chromosome 3, ASM4086904v1, whole genome shotgun sequence includes these protein-coding regions:
- the LOC137243475 gene encoding uncharacterized protein, whose protein sequence is MLRCIRFGEVLLDETFRTFLICNQCRTEFVEIPEFRVHLATSSCGQRLFNDDVVALKFGAAQVTRAGKDKTYLLYNPVDVQIATTEPVTTTNTDGGDDAYLDLMKIEEELLDPRWYTDIGNAEVESPQQTSSIQTSVHNNKTLEYKELVEAVGPYVQFKESVPKAKQNIVRRLSNKVNRPAVAVPTTTVAHPPPHSTGAMTKTSVLPAKRDTSTDKSSTRLLNPAVKRKLDLSPKQVHFKDKVSVKYLINEDCTNAVYNKRTRSLGNENNEKASMGDSSILKRRKTITIPTDAVNIQPDFQGQFVRATSELRKAPVEKVGTNAAAVTKRAITEANSKSAKTNSLLSSAGNCNTKPVSNNATVLKPASQANPKILVPNTKITQKQINGTKSQNNNNASLLVKNPITSSRANMNCTKSEIPLQSMKPTSTAMKAPTLVKQTIAPTMTRPQQRSITTATKPPIVQTSFAASTQKIPHALAPLCSNIVSNPAALVASGSAPKDVQQQTNDILNKLQTRGLQVKRTQPPMPPPTKLVIAAGQQHNKTMELLQKLQSKGMKVKILNGKETTQPTGATTTHTHVSINLPITGVNTKIMSNVDNVRNGAIAPGTQNQTILNNKLIIKKVQ